A stretch of Aureispira sp. CCB-E DNA encodes these proteins:
- a CDS encoding MG2 domain-containing protein: MKQLILCCLICLYCQSIKAQIVESIQQKYTTYDSINTQEKVYVQTDRTFYAPNEEIWWNVFVTNAKNAPSTLSEQVYAELYSPNGTKSDALILKNKGGYAQGYFKLKPDAVGGIYKLRVYTYWMQNFGEENYFEKELTVQKTVLPEVLMQLDFEREAYGAGDEVVAIFKAKTKDNKALAHKKLTYTVQLNGQLVTNQTATTDDNGKALLSYKLPDKLTETNNLINVQFDESGLTESITRSAPIVLNNLDIQLLPEGGTVVANQKNRIAIKVLNEFGQPADIKGEIVNKSGNVIQEFSTFHQGMGAFELVPEKNENYMLRVTQPVGIRQTWKVPSVETDRLGIFVKKQQDQRIEFDLYSPKEQRVFVVAQQQGNLIYTQEIKAVKGANTVAFSTEDFPMGIVQLTVVDEKERVHAERLVFVNAQRKLKVHISTNKEDYLPREKVVVDIWAKDETGRGVQGNFSMAVVDDKQHTFADDKQDNILSYLLMSSELKGEIYEPNFYFDPKNEKAAAALDYVLLTHGWRRFEWQTILEESNRMTIRYPILANEISGYVKIGDQLGKKQTIFLSEGQARYTKKKALATTQTDDNGFFTFKNVTVSFPAFLSTTYHGEYQSIRINQYSKPGLSWERTVPGIYHDQIVNQGYYKKKEDGKLYDRYNQQVDVVNSDIVSEDGRLVTTSKNFKIVDGLIKTKHNYTVRIDEEGYVFSNEGRLSKAPVNVNSKIVQKTVGNKRSSPIVMDSISYTVPQNRSLDWDRRRNADKYTERIELSTSGLTSERALASVMLSTESVVVEASNIEIMNSGRNNRYNVTPSFQEELISPSVYLIQVAPKNLQYKSIPRFYQPNYSDKRGTPERTDFRKTIYWNPSIQTNKNGKASLSYYNSDEVTTFRILLEGNNAEGQLVHEEHTYSTSLPFNIVTKIPSVLSFGDTVRMPIVLQNNSSKTVAGALKIEVPSFLNVLEMPSKNISIAADTQQVVHLLYQVRFEQGKAPIYISFESDGLNDFITQTVETTAKGFPVDFVMAGQELEQVDTFVLRDVYEGSLTSTLKFYPDILEGLMDGVESILNSPSGCFEQVSSSNYPNILALQLMQQTGVLKVGVRQKALEYLQTGYHKLAAYEINGGGFEWYGRAPAHEGLTAYGLVQFKDMQEVYEVEAGIIERTKNYLLSRRNGKGGFEQNVGKYGFSGNKPALFNAYITWALSEVNTKGIHKEVEAMTREAIASEDLYRMSLAALTHFNIGNQERAENLLKNIQNMILKLGLENVFAESTVTYSYGKALNIETLSFAALAMLRSEHRNEALIVKIVEYLLSKRQYGRFGSTQSTVMALKALSAYTSSVLKQQEDKSIQVEINGKVVWKDLYRKHQKGNLLVTDLHQYFVEGQNIVAVKFDAATQGLPYSFDVSWTSQTPESAAECPLMITSTFDKKEAKVGETVRLDVTVQNSNNEAVPSTMAWIGIPAGLSVQAWQLKDLQEKQQFAFYELKDNYLILYYRELDGQETKTLSLDLKTEVPGHYTAPANTTYLYYGDEYKYWLEGASIQVN; this comes from the coding sequence ATGAAACAGTTGATACTTTGTTGTTTAATTTGCTTGTATTGCCAATCTATAAAAGCTCAAATAGTAGAATCTATACAGCAAAAATATACAACTTACGATAGTATAAATACACAGGAAAAGGTTTATGTACAAACAGATAGAACATTCTATGCTCCCAATGAGGAAATCTGGTGGAATGTTTTTGTGACCAATGCTAAAAATGCTCCTAGTACGCTAAGTGAACAAGTTTATGCGGAGTTGTATAGTCCGAATGGTACAAAGTCGGATGCTTTAATTTTGAAAAATAAGGGAGGGTATGCTCAAGGATACTTTAAGTTAAAACCAGATGCGGTAGGAGGTATTTACAAACTACGTGTGTATACCTATTGGATGCAGAATTTTGGAGAAGAGAACTATTTTGAGAAGGAGTTAACCGTTCAGAAAACGGTTTTACCAGAGGTATTAATGCAGCTAGATTTTGAACGAGAAGCCTATGGGGCAGGTGATGAGGTTGTGGCAATTTTTAAGGCAAAAACAAAGGATAATAAGGCATTAGCACACAAAAAACTCACTTATACCGTTCAACTAAACGGACAACTTGTTACGAATCAAACAGCTACAACAGACGATAATGGGAAGGCTCTTTTATCATATAAATTGCCAGATAAACTGACGGAAACCAATAATTTGATAAATGTGCAATTTGATGAGAGTGGATTAACAGAGTCTATTACTCGGTCGGCACCTATTGTCTTAAATAATTTAGATATACAACTATTGCCAGAGGGAGGAACGGTAGTTGCCAATCAAAAGAATAGAATTGCCATCAAGGTATTGAATGAGTTTGGTCAGCCTGCTGATATTAAAGGCGAAATTGTCAATAAATCAGGAAATGTAATTCAGGAGTTTAGTACTTTTCATCAAGGAATGGGGGCTTTTGAATTGGTGCCCGAAAAGAATGAAAATTATATGCTGAGAGTTACCCAACCAGTAGGCATCCGTCAAACGTGGAAAGTTCCATCTGTAGAGACAGATCGATTGGGTATTTTTGTTAAAAAACAACAGGATCAAAGAATAGAATTTGACCTTTATAGTCCCAAAGAACAGCGTGTTTTTGTCGTAGCTCAACAACAAGGTAACTTAATTTATACCCAAGAAATAAAAGCCGTAAAAGGAGCGAATACAGTTGCTTTTTCTACCGAGGATTTTCCAATGGGGATCGTTCAACTAACTGTTGTAGATGAAAAAGAACGTGTTCATGCTGAGCGATTGGTATTTGTTAATGCACAACGAAAACTAAAGGTTCATATTTCAACCAACAAAGAAGATTATTTGCCTAGAGAAAAGGTGGTCGTAGATATTTGGGCTAAAGATGAAACTGGACGAGGCGTACAAGGAAATTTTTCGATGGCGGTTGTAGATGACAAACAGCACACTTTTGCAGATGATAAGCAGGATAATATTCTGTCTTATTTATTGATGAGTTCAGAATTAAAAGGAGAAATTTATGAACCTAATTTTTATTTTGATCCTAAAAATGAGAAAGCCGCCGCCGCTTTAGATTATGTTTTGTTGACACATGGTTGGCGGCGATTTGAGTGGCAAACTATCTTAGAAGAGTCCAATCGCATGACGATCCGTTACCCCATTTTGGCAAATGAAATTTCGGGGTATGTGAAAATTGGAGATCAATTGGGTAAGAAACAAACTATATTTTTATCTGAAGGGCAAGCACGTTATACCAAAAAAAAGGCATTGGCAACGACACAAACAGATGACAACGGTTTTTTTACATTTAAAAATGTTACAGTTAGTTTCCCTGCTTTTTTATCGACCACTTATCATGGAGAATACCAGTCCATTCGAATCAATCAATATTCAAAACCAGGATTGAGTTGGGAACGTACGGTGCCTGGTATTTACCACGATCAAATTGTCAACCAAGGTTATTATAAAAAGAAAGAAGATGGAAAATTATATGATCGATACAATCAACAAGTTGACGTGGTTAATAGTGATATTGTAAGTGAAGATGGTCGCTTGGTTACTACTTCCAAAAATTTTAAGATTGTTGATGGTCTTATCAAAACTAAACATAACTATACCGTACGAATAGATGAAGAAGGGTATGTTTTTTCAAACGAAGGAAGATTGAGCAAAGCACCTGTCAATGTCAATTCTAAAATAGTACAAAAGACAGTAGGTAATAAACGGAGTAGCCCAATTGTTATGGATAGTATTTCATATACTGTTCCTCAAAATCGTTCATTGGATTGGGATAGACGTAGAAATGCCGATAAATATACAGAAAGGATAGAGCTGAGCACTAGTGGTTTGACCTCTGAACGAGCGCTTGCTAGTGTTATGCTTTCGACAGAATCGGTCGTTGTAGAAGCCTCCAACATAGAGATAATGAATAGTGGTAGGAATAATCGGTACAATGTAACGCCATCTTTTCAAGAGGAACTAATAAGCCCTAGTGTGTATTTGATTCAAGTTGCGCCTAAAAATCTTCAATATAAAAGTATCCCTAGGTTTTATCAGCCTAACTACAGTGATAAAAGAGGAACTCCTGAACGAACTGATTTTAGAAAGACAATTTACTGGAATCCGAGTATTCAGACCAATAAAAATGGCAAAGCTTCTTTGAGCTATTATAACTCCGATGAGGTAACTACCTTCCGAATCCTTTTGGAAGGAAATAATGCAGAAGGACAACTAGTGCACGAAGAACATACTTATTCTACCTCTTTACCATTTAATATTGTAACAAAGATACCTAGTGTGTTGAGTTTTGGAGATACAGTACGCATGCCAATTGTGCTTCAAAATAATAGTTCTAAAACAGTTGCTGGAGCGCTAAAGATAGAAGTACCTTCGTTTTTAAATGTTTTGGAAATGCCTTCTAAAAATATCTCTATTGCTGCGGACACACAACAGGTGGTTCATTTGCTTTATCAAGTGAGATTTGAACAAGGAAAAGCGCCTATTTATATAAGTTTTGAATCTGATGGTCTAAACGATTTTATCACTCAAACCGTTGAGACAACAGCCAAAGGTTTTCCTGTAGATTTTGTTATGGCTGGGCAAGAACTAGAGCAAGTAGATACGTTTGTTTTGAGGGATGTTTATGAAGGTTCGTTGACCTCAACGTTAAAGTTTTACCCAGATATTTTAGAAGGGTTGATGGATGGTGTAGAGAGTATTTTGAACTCTCCTAGTGGCTGTTTTGAACAGGTATCTTCTAGCAATTACCCCAATATTTTGGCTTTGCAGTTGATGCAACAAACAGGAGTGTTAAAAGTAGGTGTGCGCCAAAAAGCATTGGAATACCTTCAAACAGGTTACCATAAATTAGCAGCTTATGAAATTAATGGAGGTGGTTTTGAATGGTATGGTCGAGCACCTGCACACGAAGGCTTGACGGCCTATGGTTTGGTACAGTTCAAAGATATGCAAGAGGTGTACGAGGTTGAGGCAGGTATTATAGAACGGACCAAAAACTACTTGTTGAGTCGAAGAAATGGAAAAGGCGGCTTTGAGCAAAATGTAGGCAAGTATGGATTTAGTGGAAACAAACCTGCTTTATTTAATGCTTATATTACTTGGGCGTTGTCAGAAGTTAATACAAAAGGAATTCACAAAGAAGTGGAGGCAATGACTAGAGAAGCTATTGCAAGTGAAGATTTGTATCGAATGAGTTTAGCGGCATTGACCCATTTTAACATTGGAAATCAAGAACGAGCTGAAAACCTACTGAAAAACATTCAAAATATGATTCTAAAACTTGGGCTAGAAAATGTTTTCGCAGAGTCAACCGTAACTTATTCTTATGGAAAGGCATTGAACATAGAAACACTTTCTTTTGCTGCCTTAGCTATGTTGAGGTCTGAACATCGAAATGAAGCATTAATAGTAAAAATTGTAGAGTACCTATTGAGCAAACGCCAATACGGTCGTTTTGGCTCTACTCAATCAACCGTCATGGCATTAAAAGCGTTGAGTGCTTATACGAGTAGTGTTCTCAAACAACAGGAAGACAAATCGATACAAGTGGAGATCAATGGCAAGGTTGTATGGAAGGACTTGTATCGCAAACATCAAAAAGGAAACTTACTAGTAACCGATCTGCATCAATATTTTGTAGAAGGACAGAATATTGTGGCGGTTAAGTTTGATGCTGCTACTCAAGGATTACCCTATAGCTTTGATGTTTCATGGACTTCCCAAACACCTGAAAGTGCTGCCGAATGTCCTTTGATGATCACCAGTACTTTTGATAAAAAAGAAGCTAAAGTAGGAGAAACAGTACGTTTGGATGTGACTGTTCAAAACTCCAACAACGAAGCGGTGCCTTCTACAATGGCCTGGATTGGTATTCCCGCAGGTTTGTCTGTTCAAGCTTGGCAATTAAAAGATTTGCAAGAAAAACAACAATTTGCTTTTTATGAATTGAAAGATAATTATTTAATATTGTATTATAGAGAATTGGATGGTCAAGAAACAAAAACGCTTTCCTTAGATTTAAAAACAGAAGTTCCAGGACACTATACCGCACCAGCTAATACGACATATTTGTACTATGGAGATGAATATAAGTATTGGTTAGAAGGGGCTAGTATTCAGGTAAATTAG